A genomic segment from Aegilops tauschii subsp. strangulata cultivar AL8/78 chromosome 1, Aet v6.0, whole genome shotgun sequence encodes:
- the LOC109749665 gene encoding putative germin-like protein 2-1 translates to MASKFFLLALLALSASHALASDPGQLQDFCVADKTSQVFVNGFACKDPKTAVVEDFYFSGLHMVGNTSNKQGSVVTAVNVAQIAGLNTLGVSLARVDYAPYGQNPPHLHPRATEILTVLEGSLYVGFVTSNPENKLFSKVLNKGDVFVFPQGLIHFQFNIGNNEVIAIAALSSKNPGVITIANAVFGSKQTISDDILAKAFQVDKNIVDHIQAQF, encoded by the exons ATGGCTTCAAAGTTTTTCCTCCTTGCCCTGTTGGCTTTGTCAGCTTCTCATGCTCTTGCCTCTGACCCGGGCCAGCTTCAGGATTTCTGCGTCGCTGACAAGACATCTCAAG TTTTTGTCAATGGATTCGCATGCAAAGACCCAAAGACCGCAGTGGTAGAGGACTTCTACTTCTCTGGCCTCCACATGGTCGGGAACACGAGCAACAAGCAAGGCTCCGTTGTGACTGCAGTTAACGTGGCACAGATTGCCGGGTTGAACACTCTGGGTGTCTCATTGGCGCGTGTTGATTATGCACCCTATGGTCAAAACCCACCGCACCTTCACCCTCGTGCAACCGAGATCCTAACAGTGTTGGAAGGCTCACTCTATGTTGGTTTCGTGACTTCGAACCCTGAGAACAAGTTGTTCTCAAAAGTTTTGAACAAAGGGGATGTGTTTGTGTTTCCGCAAGGGCTGATTCACTTTCAGTTCAACATCGGAAACAACGAAGTGATAGCCATTGCGGCGCTGAGCAGCAAGAACCCTGGAGTGATCACCATAGCCAATGCGGTTTTTGGATCCAAGCAAACCATCTCAGATGATATCCTGGCCAAAGCCTTCCAGGTGGACAAGAACATCGTAGACCATATCCAAGCTCAATTCTAG